A genomic stretch from Aminobacter aminovorans includes:
- a CDS encoding methyltransferase family protein: MTNPNAAPSKVPWPPILYLAAIVVAAVLGLLYPLPWITEPLSDLLFAAGWLAIAGVVAIYYSAMQTLKRAKTTIRPDRPSEHLVTSGAFSFTRNPIYFANTLLMIAIGLITANVWFLALALIAAFATQKLAIVPEEKHLQARFGKKYIDYAKKVRRWI, translated from the coding sequence GTGACCAATCCAAACGCCGCCCCCAGCAAGGTGCCATGGCCGCCGATCCTCTACCTCGCAGCGATCGTGGTGGCGGCGGTTCTCGGACTGCTCTATCCCTTGCCGTGGATCACCGAACCGCTGTCGGACCTGCTTTTTGCCGCCGGCTGGCTGGCAATCGCCGGCGTCGTTGCGATCTATTATTCGGCCATGCAGACGCTGAAGCGGGCCAAGACCACCATCCGCCCCGACAGGCCGTCCGAGCATCTGGTCACGTCGGGCGCCTTCTCCTTCACCCGCAACCCGATCTATTTCGCCAACACGCTGCTGATGATCGCCATCGGGCTGATCACCGCAAATGTCTGGTTCCTGGCGCTGGCCCTCATTGCCGCCTTTGCCACGCAAAAGCTCGCCATCGTACCGGAGGAAAAGCACCTGCAGGCACGTTTCGGCAAGAAATACATCGACTATGCGAAGAAGGTCCGGCGCTGGATCTAA
- a CDS encoding DUF1624 domain-containing protein, whose protein sequence is MTMQPNPDQIKATSRRVSVIDIARGAALIAMAIYHFAWDLEFFGYADPGMTAYGNWKLFARCIASSFLFLVGVSLVLAHAKGIRWPGYFRRLAMVAAAALAITVATWFATPDTFIFFGILHHIALASVLGLAFLRVPPVLTLIVAALVVVAPHYLRSEAFNHPALVWIGLSMANPRSNDFVPLFPFFGAVLAGIGVAGLALRAGLIEKMARLQPGAWSRPLSFFGRHSLAFYLIHQPVMISLVWLFAQVFPAPVETREVTFLKSCQLSCEQSRDTDFCSRYCVCMLDELQKDDSFDRLYASDQSPELKAHVGQTAAMCTTSTENQTIPGGAQ, encoded by the coding sequence ATGACGATGCAACCGAACCCCGACCAGATCAAAGCAACTTCTCGGCGCGTATCGGTCATCGACATCGCACGCGGTGCAGCCCTGATCGCCATGGCGATCTACCACTTCGCCTGGGACCTCGAATTCTTCGGTTACGCCGATCCGGGCATGACCGCTTATGGCAACTGGAAGCTGTTCGCGCGCTGCATCGCCTCGAGCTTCCTGTTCCTCGTCGGTGTCAGCCTGGTGCTGGCACATGCCAAGGGCATCCGCTGGCCCGGCTATTTCAGGCGGCTCGCCATGGTGGCAGCGGCGGCACTGGCGATCACCGTCGCCACCTGGTTCGCCACGCCCGACACCTTCATCTTCTTCGGCATCCTGCATCATATCGCGCTCGCCAGCGTGCTTGGCCTCGCCTTCCTGCGCGTCCCGCCGGTACTGACGCTGATCGTCGCCGCTTTGGTGGTCGTCGCACCCCACTATCTGCGCTCGGAGGCGTTCAATCACCCGGCTCTGGTCTGGATCGGCCTTTCAATGGCCAACCCCCGCTCCAACGATTTCGTCCCGCTGTTTCCCTTCTTCGGCGCGGTGCTGGCCGGCATCGGTGTCGCCGGACTTGCGCTCAGGGCAGGCCTGATCGAAAAGATGGCGCGGCTTCAGCCCGGCGCCTGGTCGCGGCCCCTCTCCTTCTTCGGTCGCCACAGCCTTGCCTTCTACCTCATCCACCAGCCGGTGATGATCTCGCTGGTCTGGCTCTTCGCCCAGGTCTTCCCGGCCCCTGTCGAAACCCGCGAGGTCACTTTCCTGAAATCCTGCCAGCTTTCCTGCGAGCAGAGCCGCGACACCGATTTCTGCTCGCGCTACTGTGTCTGCATGCTCGACGAGTTGCAGAAGGATGATTCGTTCGATCGGCTCTATGCCTCCGACCAGAGCCCGGAGTTGAAAGCCCATGTCGGGCAGACCGCCGCCATGTGCACGACAAGCACCGAAAATCAGACCATACCAGGAGGAGCGCAGTGA